A stretch of Lactuca sativa cultivar Salinas chromosome 6, Lsat_Salinas_v11, whole genome shotgun sequence DNA encodes these proteins:
- the LOC111877494 gene encoding chaperonin-like RbcX protein 2, chloroplastic, with the protein MVGGISVVGRSVVDSHTSPCLCLDSFTSKTHMNQTKSEHKFRPGSLELRSSFIHSKYLAKTPSCKKQRKAKGLVIVNELGGQYEDSFRDVQAQLFNLFTYKAVRTVMNQLYEMNPTEYRWFYDFVVLNKPSDGKRFLRVLQKEKHELAERVMVTRLHLYGKWIKKVDHGEMYKNLSDQNLELMRERLMETVIWPSDDANWDQY; encoded by the exons ATGGTAGGGGGTATATCTGTGGTGGGTAGGTCGGTTGTGGATTCACATACGTCGCCATGTTTGTGTTTGGATTCTTTCACATCAAAAACTCATATGAATCAAACAAAAAGTGAGCATAAATTTCGTCCTGGTTCATTGGAATTAAGAAGTTCTTTTATTCACTCTAAGTATTTAGCCAAAACACCTTCGTGCAAGAAGCAAAGAAAAGCTAAAGGTCTTGTGATTGTTAATGAACTTGGTGGACAATATGAAGATAGTTTTCGTGATGTTCAAGCA CAATTATTTAATCTATTCACTTACAAAGCAGTGAGGACTGTTATGAACCAACTTTATGAGATGAACCCAACAGAATATCGTTGGTTTTACGA TTTTGTTGTGTTGAACAAACCGAGTGATGGAAAGCGGTTTCTTCGCGTCCTCCAAAAG GAGAAACATGAACTAGCCGAAAGAGTAATGGTGACTCGGCTTCACCTCTACGGAAAATGGATAAAG AAAGTGGATCATGGGGAAATGTACAAAAATTTATCAGATCAGAATTTGGAGTTGATGCGTGAACGACTCATGGAGACAGTGATCTGGCCGTCCGATGATGCAAATTGGGACCAATATTGA
- the LOC111877468 gene encoding glutathione S-transferase T3-like, whose amino-acid sequence MLLAKAWLQISEDSITGSQQRDKEFWRRITAYYEKSNTSNVARTQANLKTHWHYMNPFAVAFNQMYIVLKSQHLSGWSEDDLKRATFEHYHARYGADFRHEHIWNIVKNEQKWKVTTRPIGRNAAKKAAKGKATNSTSSSGNRFDEILEKHIEKNKKTFERYQNSLDMKNALKERKMKIKEEKVKNDEISIIFMDPSTMSEDGREIWRNRCDEIKIKYNMK is encoded by the exons ATGTTGTTGGCAAAAGCTTGGCTACAAATTTCAGAAGATAGCATTACTGGAAGTCAACAACGTGATAAAGAGTTCTGGAGACGAATTACTGCATACTATGAAAAAAGCAACACGTCGAACGTTGCAAGAACTCAAGCCAACCTCAAAACGCATTGGCATTACATGAACCCATTTGCAGTTGCATTTAATCAAATGTATATAGTGTTGAAAAGTCAACACCTCAGTGGATGGTCTGAGGATGATCTCAAACGTGCAACTTTTGAGCATTATCATGCGAGATATGGTGCCGATTTTAGGCACGAACATATTTGGAATATCGTTAAAAATGAACAAAAATGGAAAG TTACAACTCGTCCAATTGGTAGGAATGCAGCAAAAAAAGCAGCAAAAGGGAAAGCTACCAATTCCACTTCGTCATCTGGTAATAGGTTTGATGAAATACTTGAAAAACatatagaaaaaaataaaaagactTTTGAACGCTATCAAAACTCCTTGGATATGAAGAATGCATTGAAAGAAAGAAAGATGAAGATTAAAGAAGAAAAGGTAAAGAATGATGAAATTTCAATCATTTTCATGGATCCCAGTACCATGTCGGAAGATGGACGTGAAATTTGGAGAAATCGTTGTGACGAGATTAAGATAAAATACAATATGAAGTAA
- the LOC128126806 gene encoding uncharacterized protein LOC128126806, giving the protein MQEAARKDVERAFGVLQSRWAIVRGPARSWQLKNIKDIMYTCIILHNMIVENEGNAISNWSDDVDPPIRVNRGPVKEVQYQIQRNSKLRDNAVHHALRHDLIEHIWERFINM; this is encoded by the coding sequence ATGCAAGAGGCTGCAAGAAAGGATGTGGAGAGAGCATTTGGTGTTCTTCAATCTCGTTGGGCAATTGTACGAGGTCCAGCAAGATCGTGGCAACTTAAAAACATAAAGGATATAATGTATACATGCATTATATTACATAATATGATCGTAGAAAATGAAGGAAATGCAATTAGTAATTGGTCAGATGATGTTGATCCTCCTATACGTGTGAATCGAGGACCTGTCAAAGAAGTTCAATATCAAATTCAAAGAAACTCTAAACTACGCGATAATGCCGTACATCATGCTCTTCGACATGATTTAATAGAGCATATTTGGGAACGTTTTATTAATATGTAA